Sequence from the bacterium genome:
AAGGGCCGGAGTGTTCGGCGCAGAACTGGAAAAGAAAGGTATGGAGTATCTCAAGAAACTCCTTTCATTTTAAAAGGAGTGCGCTGATATAAGAGGGGACTACCCGTAAAAACCCCGCCAAGGCGGGGTTTTTATTTTAAAATGTTATGGTATCGCCGGTCCTTATCTTTTTTTCCAGAATAAAACCTTGATTGACCTCGATGGCATAACGATACGGCGTGCGCGACTGATAAGTCGAGCACGGATCCATCTTGCACGGCTCCATAGTTGCACTATCAACAATTCGATATTCGGCATCTACGAAAAAAATATCGAGCGGCAATAATGTGTTTTTCATCCAGAACGGGTCTGCCACATCCGTATCAAAAATAAATAGCATTCCAGAATTTTTGGCAAGACTTTCCCGAAACATGAGGCCTTCTTGGCGCTTTTTTGGCGTATCTGCCGGTTCAAGAAAAAATTCGGTATCCCCAGTACTGCTATGCACGACGGCTTTTTTATACGTTTGTAAAACCTCTTGATACGTCTGCATCCGGGGTATATCAAGTTTTGTGAAATAGATCTGCTTAACGCTTATAGCCACCGAAGCAACCAGTGTTGCGGCAAAAAGCCCCACAAAAATACGCCTGCGCACCCTGACGATCTTAATGAATTCCTGATCGTGAAGCATAGTCTTTTTACTATACCCTAAGGTTGTGCGATTGGTCTATCGGCCTGTAATTTCATCATTATTTCGGTACGGGTTGCTCCAAGGAGGGCTAAAAGTGAAATAAAGCCATAATTCTGTCTGATTTTGATAATCCCATGTGGATAACGTAATGGCCGGCTTATTAAAGATAAATAATTTTATATAAAATCGGCTTTGGAGAGCCGATTTTATAGTACATCAAACAGTATTTGTGCATGTTCGTATAATTTGACTTACTGAATGAAAGTGGAGTAGAATGAACATGCAGTGGTTGAAAGTGGGTAATTGTGGATAATTCTGTGTATAAAGTATGTTTATAGGGGAATACTCTCATAATATCGATTCAAAAAAGCGCCTTGCGATACCTGCTCGGTTAAGAAGGGCGCTAGGAGAAAAAGCCGTGGTTACCAGAGGACTGGACGCCTGCCTCTTTCTTTACCCGGTTGCAAGCTGGGAAAGGCTTGCGCAGAAGCTCGGTGAGCTTTCCGTGGGGAAGGGAGAAACACGCAGCTTCACCCGTCTTATGCTCGCGGGAGCCCAGGAGGTTGAACTTGACGGGCTTGGCCGAGTACTGATCCCGGATCATTTGAAAACATACGCAGATCTAAAAAAACATGTGGTTATCGCGGGCGTATATGACCGACTTGAGATATGGGACGAAGGACACTGGAAGCAGTTTAAGACTTCTGCCGAGCGAAATGCCGATGCGATTGCGGAGAAGTTGGGAGAACTCGGAGTTTACTAAATCATTATCCGGTTAACGGAGAAACTGAATTGAATGCACATTCCTGTTCTTTTGAAAGAAGTTCTGCGGTATCTGGACCCCAAACCCGGAGAGAATTTTATCGATTGCACTATCGGGCAGGGGGGGCACGCCTTTGCGATACTCGAGCGTATTGCACCCGGTGGAAGGGTTTTGGGCATTGATGCGGACAGCCAATCGTTGCGCATCCTCGCTCTTGAGCAGAAAGCAAAAAACGAGTCGGGGAGACTTGTGCTGGCAGAAGGCAACTTCATGGATGTTGGGAGTATCGCGGAGAAAAAAAAGTTCGTTGAGGTCCAGGGAGTGTTAATGGATCTGGGATGGTCCAGCTGGCAGATGGAAGAGAGCGGTAGGGGATTCTCGTTCCTTAAAGATGAAATGCTTGATATGAGAATGTCCAGCGTGCAAACGCTGACCGCAGAACACATTGTAAATACATATACGGAAAAAACACTGGCAGAGATTTTTGAGAAGTTCGGCGAAGAACGGTTCGCAAAAAAGATCGCAAAAGCCATTATTGAAAAGCGAAGACTCCGAAAGATCCTCCGGACAAAAGAACTTGCCGAGATTGTGATCGGCGCCATTCCTTCGAGATTCCATCACGGAAGAATCCATGTCTCAACAAGGGTTTTCCAAGCGCTGCGTATTGCAACGAATGACGAGCTTGAAAGTTTGAATAAAGCTCTACGGGGGGCGTATGAGATTTTGTCTCCGGGTGGACGGCTCGCGGTCATTTCATTCCACTCGCTCGAAGACCGCATCGTTAAAAATTTTTTCCGAGAAGAAGAACGCGCCGGTCGCCTCACCATTCTGACCAAAAAACCGGTTATGTCTTCCGGGGAGGAAACAGCTAAAAACCCCCGCTCCCGCAGCGCGAAGCTCCGCGCCGCCGTAAAGACAATGCAAAATACAAATCTCAAAATGAAAAATTAAGGAGTGAAAGTTTTTTGGAGAAAAACTTCCACGATATTCCAAAATTTTGACTTTTGACTTTTTATTTTCTACTATGTCTCCTTATATCACCACCACTAAAAAATATATGAGCGAATTTCGGCATAATAAGCCGCAGGAGTCGGTGCATCTTTTAGTTTCGCTGAATGCAGTTTCAATAACACTTGCCATAGTGTCGGCTCTTAGCTACTTATGGCTATTAAATCTCCTTGTATCGCACAGTTATGTGTTGAAGGATTTGGGACAGCGGCTGGAGGCATTGCATGAAACCGAGGAGAAACTTAACCGGGACGTTGCCTCTCTCCGGTCTTTTGAGGATCTTTCGTTCCGCATATCTTCTTTGGGCTTGGTAGCTTCGGAGAACATTTCTTACCCAAAGTCACCATCCGCGGTTGCGCAGTCCGACGGTCCTGTGGTACCCTAAACCCCCACACTAATAATTGGCTGGCGGCTTTCGAAGAGCCGCGAATAATATATTCTTTATAAAAATACTGCTTCTATAAAGAAAATGTTCTCTGGGGTGGCGATAAGTACCAAAACAATTCGCCGATTATTAGTGTAGGGGTAAACCCGCTATGAACGCTGGTATTATGAAAAAGGCAGGCGGTGGCCGTATTTTTATTCTCTCGGCATGCATAGCTTGTATCGGAGGCGTCATCGTGCTCCGTTTATTTTTTATTCAGATAAAAGATCACGAGTTTTATCGAATACTTGCACAAAACCAGCACCAATTCGATGAAGAGCTGTACCCAAGGCGCGGAGAAATATTTTTTCAAGACCGTTCGGACCGCAGCAGGAACGGCATAACGGCGCTTCAACCGGCCGCAGTGAATAAAAGGGGATATTTTGCCTACGCAATTCCGCGTGATGTTCCCAAAGAAAATATTCAGGAAACGGGCAAGCAAATTGCTTCAATACTCAAACTCGACAGCAAAGTTGTTGATGAGCGTCTGGGCAAGCGCGCAGACCCCTACGAGCCGCTCAAGCGCAGGCTTTCCGATGCCGAGGCCGAAGCGCTTCAAAGCCTGCATATTCCCGGCATTCGGCTGGGGAAGGAAATGTGGCGAGAATATCCCACTGGAGACCGCGCCTCCGCTTTTATCGGTTTTGTAGATTTGGGGAGCGACGAGGCGAAAGGGTTGTACGGCATCGAACGTCTATTCGAAAAGACGCTCGCGGGAACGAAAGGATATCGTGCTGCGGAGAAAGACGCTTTTGGCAGCATTATTCCGTTCCGCATTCACAAGGAAGAGCCTTCCGAAGACGGAAGCGACATCGTGCTTACCATAGACTCTAATATCCAGTTTGTCTCCCGAAACATTCTTCATGAGACGCTTCAAAAATGGGAATCATTGGGTGGGAGCATGATCGTGCTTGAGCCGGTCACGGGAAAAATTCTCGCGCTTGTAAGCGAGCCGTCATATGATCCGAATGCCTACAACGAGGTGAAGGATATGTCGGTATTCTTAAATCCTGCCGTCGAAAAAGTGTTTGAACCAGGGTCGGTATTCAAGCCCATCACCATGGCCGCCGCACTTAACGAGAAACTGGTAACCCCGAAAACCACCTATACCGATAGCGGCGCGGTCCGCATAGGCGGTTATACGATCAGGAATTTCGATGACAAGGCGTACGGTGTGCGGACGATGTCGGAAGTTATAGAGCTCTCGCTGAACACCGGCGCGGTGTATGCGCAAAAACTTCTCGGGAACAAGCCTTTCACGGAGTATGTGGCGGCGTTCGGTTTTGGCCAGACCCTCGGCGTTGACCTGCCCGGCGAACTCAAAGGGAATATTTCTAATCTTAAGCAGAAGGCGGAAGTTAATTTTGCAACGGCGGCGTTCGGACAGGGGATTTCGGTTACGGCACTACAGATGGCTAGCGCTATTGCTGCCATTGCCAACGGCGGCGTGCTTATGCGGCCTTATATTGTCGAAAAGATCACGCATCCCGATGGCTCTACGGAAGAGATCGAGCCGAAGAATATCCGCCGCGTATTAACTCCGGAAGCGGCCCGCGATATGACGCGTATTATGGTTGATGCCGTGCGCGGAAAATTTGAACGAAGGGCAGATGTGCCCGGCTATTTCGTGGCCGGCAAGACCGGAACTGCGCAGATTCCCGATCCTAAAACCGGAGGATATCTTCCCGTATCCGAAGGCGTCATTCATACGTTTGTGGGCTTTGCACCGGCGTTCGCTCCTAAATTTCTTGTGTTCATAAAGATGGATAAGCCCGTCGGCGTGCGCTTTGCCGCTAATTCCTTAACGCCCGCCTTTCACGACATGGCGGTGTATCTTCTGAATTATTTCAATGCTCCGCCGGATGAACCCCTACACTAATAATCGGCAAGGTGTTTTGGTGCTTATCTCCATCGGGGAGAACATGTTCTTCGCAGAAGCGGAATCTTTTCTAGAAGTATTATTTACGGCTCTTCAAGAGCCGTCAGCCGATTATTAGTAGTGGGGGTGAACCCGACAAGCTGCAAAAAAATAAAATATAACAAAAAATAAAAACCGCCTTTATTAAGACGGAGAGAACTGAACAGAAGCTGGAATCAGAACTGGCTGCGGATTCGGTTTGTGCACAAGCCACTTTGCTCCAGAATGGAGTTTCCCTTTTAGCCACTCCAAGGCCTTACTGCGGGAGAAGAGAGGTTTGTCGATGCTGATGAGGTATGAAACCAGTGGGAGACAAAATACACCAAGCAAGTATATTAGAACGAATTTCGTAAAAAGCGCGCCAGCGGACACTAAGATTACATTCACCGTAAAAAAGCCGATGTCCGTCAATCGAAGATTCTGCAGTAACAGTTCCGTTTTAGCATCCTTGACCCTATGAAGCATTTCAAGCTCTCTTATCCTTTCCGTAGTAGAGACAATCTCCCCGCATGAATGAGCGGCCAACAATATCAACAATGCAAAAACAGGGGTCAACATAGGAAGGTAGCTGAAATCGAGTACGGGGATGCTTATGATAGCTATGGCAAAAGAAGCACGCCGTGCCAACCAAAAATTATCCTTCCCCGTCAGCCAGTTGAACCGCTTTGTAAACCTCGCAGTAAGCGCGAGAAGTTTTCGGTCAACCCATGTAATCGGATTTTTCATGGTTTCCTCCAAGGAGAACTTTTGTGTTTTCAAATAACTACGAAGGTGGTAGTATGGCATATACATCATGTTTAGTCAATTTCTCCAAAACATATTTAAAGCACTTGCGCGGCATCTTATCGCGAGAAAAAAACCACGAATCATTGCGGTCACGGGAACGGTGGGGAAAACCTCTGCCAAAGAGGCGATTGCTTCGGTGCTTGCTTCAACGTTTACCGTGCGCACGGCAAAAAAAAATTACAACAATGAATGGGGGGTTCCATTCACCATTCTTGACATTGAAGGAGGGAATTCTTTTATTGACTGGATTGGGACGCTCGGTAAAGCTTTTTGGAATTCAATGTTTACACAGGCATATCCAGAGATCCTTGTTCTTGAATTCGGTATCGACAAGCCGGGCGACATGGTGCAGCTTTGCGAAATTGTGCAATTGGACTTTGCGGTTATTACGGCTTTGGGTGGCACGCCGGTGCACGTGGAAAATTTTTCGGATAAAGAGGCGCTATGGAAGGAGAAGCTTGCCATCGCTAAGGGTCTCAAACCGGACGGAGTGTTGCTGTATAACGCCGATGATGAAGAATTGGCTCGGCGG
This genomic interval carries:
- a CDS encoding DUF192 domain-containing protein, with translation MLHDQEFIKIVRVRRRIFVGLFAATLVASVAISVKQIYFTKLDIPRMQTYQEVLQTYKKAVVHSSTGDTEFFLEPADTPKKRQEGLMFRESLAKNSGMLFIFDTDVADPFWMKNTLLPLDIFFVDAEYRIVDSATMEPCKMDPCSTYQSRTPYRYAIEVNQGFILEKKIRTGDTITF
- the mraZ gene encoding division/cell wall cluster transcriptional repressor MraZ → MFIGEYSHNIDSKKRLAIPARLRRALGEKAVVTRGLDACLFLYPVASWERLAQKLGELSVGKGETRSFTRLMLAGAQEVELDGLGRVLIPDHLKTYADLKKHVVIAGVYDRLEIWDEGHWKQFKTSAERNADAIAEKLGELGVY
- the rsmH gene encoding 16S rRNA (cytosine(1402)-N(4))-methyltransferase RsmH — encoded protein: MHIPVLLKEVLRYLDPKPGENFIDCTIGQGGHAFAILERIAPGGRVLGIDADSQSLRILALEQKAKNESGRLVLAEGNFMDVGSIAEKKKFVEVQGVLMDLGWSSWQMEESGRGFSFLKDEMLDMRMSSVQTLTAEHIVNTYTEKTLAEIFEKFGEERFAKKIAKAIIEKRRLRKILRTKELAEIVIGAIPSRFHHGRIHVSTRVFQALRIATNDELESLNKALRGAYEILSPGGRLAVISFHSLEDRIVKNFFREEERAGRLTILTKKPVMSSGEETAKNPRSRSAKLRAAVKTMQNTNLKMKN
- a CDS encoding penicillin-binding protein 2, whose translation is MKKAGGGRIFILSACIACIGGVIVLRLFFIQIKDHEFYRILAQNQHQFDEELYPRRGEIFFQDRSDRSRNGITALQPAAVNKRGYFAYAIPRDVPKENIQETGKQIASILKLDSKVVDERLGKRADPYEPLKRRLSDAEAEALQSLHIPGIRLGKEMWREYPTGDRASAFIGFVDLGSDEAKGLYGIERLFEKTLAGTKGYRAAEKDAFGSIIPFRIHKEEPSEDGSDIVLTIDSNIQFVSRNILHETLQKWESLGGSMIVLEPVTGKILALVSEPSYDPNAYNEVKDMSVFLNPAVEKVFEPGSVFKPITMAAALNEKLVTPKTTYTDSGAVRIGGYTIRNFDDKAYGVRTMSEVIELSLNTGAVYAQKLLGNKPFTEYVAAFGFGQTLGVDLPGELKGNISNLKQKAEVNFATAAFGQGISVTALQMASAIAAIANGGVLMRPYIVEKITHPDGSTEEIEPKNIRRVLTPEAARDMTRIMVDAVRGKFERRADVPGYFVAGKTGTAQIPDPKTGGYLPVSEGVIHTFVGFAPAFAPKFLVFIKMDKPVGVRFAANSLTPAFHDMAVYLLNYFNAPPDEPLH